Within Vicia villosa cultivar HV-30 ecotype Madison, WI linkage group LG1, Vvil1.0, whole genome shotgun sequence, the genomic segment TTAAAAGAACTTTCACAATACATAGCATTATATTTTCCTATTCTATATTAAGGTTTGATGGAAAAAAAGAATATCCTTATTTAATTCCATTAGATCAATTGATCAAAGCAATACCTCAAAATTATTGTGGTAAAATACAAGCTAACATCCAACAAAGCATGAAAAATTGAAGAATATCTACAAAAAAGTCAAATCTAAAAGGAATGAGTTTTGTTTCTATAACAAAACTCTCCTAACAAATCAGAAGCAGAACTAGCCATAATAGTAGCAAACTCACTAAAACTAATAACACCATCACCATCCATATCAGCTTCTTTAATCATATCTCTAAGCTCTTTATAAGTAAGAGGTTGACCCATTTTAGCCATGGCTCCAGCCAATTCAGCAGCCGAAATATAACCATTTCCATCGCGATCAAAGCACTTAAACACACCTATGAGTTGTTCTTGATTCACCAACACCTCTTCATTCATGTTTGGCATTATGACTCTTACTAGCTCATCAAACTCAACAGAACCGTTTCTGTTTGAGTCCATTTTTGATAACATAACTTGAACTTGGTCACCTGAGGGTTTGAGACCTAATGAACGAATAAGTGCTGCTAACTCTAGCATTGTTAGGCTTCCGTCTGAATCCATGTCGAAGCGTTTGAAGATTTCTCTTAGTTGATTGAGTTGATCAACTTTAACCTTTGACATAATTGTTGATAATGAAGATAGAGCAAAGATGAAATGAAAAGATGGGAAGAGAAGTGTGGCTTGTTTTGGTTTCAGTGTGATGTGTGTTTTGAAAGGTTTGGAACATAAAGCGCGTCGGTGGCTATATGGGATTATTATAATGTCACTTACTCTGTGCTTTCTAGGAAACTCAGTCATGGGCAATGTCGttatgttggtgcacaatgaataaagacgatgacaaagagaataatagaataacggcgcaaaagagatgagagaataaatgttgtattctactattaatgatagctattacaaggctatttataggaaaagaaaatcttgccacataagccctaaaacagtaaacttagtgaacaagtctaaggtacaaacaatacagtactacaaaatactaaagtacccttactactaaacagctaagctaatgggacccagttaacatcttctggtcaatactatcttctgagtaaccatcagaagatcagtccatcttctgaatattgaattactcttcaataccatcccttaattcatattcttcaatcaaagctgacaacgccaattccatcccttaagagcagaaattgatccgtcttgattgccttcgtcagaacatctgccatctgcttctgggtgctgcagtgcacaacttctaatgttccattctggacttggcttctcaagaaatgatacttagtctcaatatgcttgtttcttccgtgtaacaccggattcttggcaagattgattgcagacttgttatcaatcatcagcttcagaggcttcttcactctaatcttcagatcttctaatagattcagaagccacacagcttgacatgcagctacagcgcctgcgatgtactcagcttcacaggttgatagagcaataacaggttgcttcttggaactccaagaaataggacctcccagaaacatgaacaaatatccagaagtactccttctatcaactctgtctccacaccaatcagaatcagaataactcaataactctgattcttcctttctccctaaAGGAAACAATATGTCAtatttcagagttcccttgacatatctcaagattctgacagcagcttggtaatgggaccacttaggtttactcatgaacctactaaccaatccaacttcatagcatatatcaggcctggtattacacaaataccttagagaaccaaccagctgtttgaataccgtagcatcaacatcttcaccttcagaatcagtgtccaacttctgattcgcttctgacggtgtaacagcagctttgcaattctccagcttgaatttcttcagaagttctaactcatacttcagctgatgcagaatgattccatcttctgagtacagaatctccatccctagaaaatatgacattttcccaaggtctgtaatctcaaactcattcatcagcacctttttgaacttcatcagatcttctggacaactccccgtaagcaatatgtcatcaacataaagacacaacagaatcatattgcttccagaatgttgcacataaactccatattccatctcacacttctgaaacccttgcttcttgaaaaatgaatcaatcttcaagttccaagctctgggcgcttgcttcaatccatatagagctttgtgtaatttgtacaccatcccttccttattctttttcacaaagccagggggttgtgacacatatacctcctcttgtaatggaccgttcagaaatgcagactttacatccagatgcatcaaggaccatcctctgttcgcagctaacgcaatcaccagcctgattgtttcatgtctagctacaggagcaaacacctcaaagtaatctagttcaggtttctgaagaaaacctctagccactatgtagcaacctgcctaaaaatttcagcttttggagtcgccacctattctgaagggcgaataggaaaccctacgcagtatagagatcggggtaagatactatattcaggtcgagggaaggtgttaggcaccctcaaccctttcctaaaggctaatattcaaagataaaggtttatggcagaacataaagaaatgtggcaaacagaattataatgacatgattagaattttgaagagggggactcgccttgttgccaagtgcctacgtacctccttagggaggatcagagtctacgtagttcgggggacgggttgtacgcccttaaggtttgaaatttgatttgaaggtttgaaggctttgaatagcctgtcgtagataaaaatctgtatttggagtttgaagtttgaaaaatgtttgaaaaatgttttgaagttgttttagatgttctgggcgtacaaccctgatttggcacaattaaccgcgatgatcaataggtttgatcaccatagccaaaagattaggggttttgtaccattaccaattcaaaccgattgattcgattatcactaataatgaattattgtgttttattattttttgtgaattttattttgtatcgttacccctcataaccgattaacacgattacaaataataacaaattaataaggtatgctaatcatcataaccaataagatggttaaaaccatttagcaaaatagttgtattttaatttataggatttgattaattaaattaatcaattattaaccatcgcgaccaatagatttagtcggaacgaataataaattaaatcctaatatcctgggccaaatggccaatgggattgagcaaaccctaacGTGGTAatttttatagggtttttgtgatttaatattaattaaataaattaaattaattaagtcgaATTTAATCGAGGAAATAATAGGAAATATAAATCCTAAAACCTAATATAactctaatcctaattttaatattaatcctAATCATATTCTAACCCtaactaaataaattaattaaattaactattaatctacacaattaatataataagataaaataaatatatgaaggAACCTGGCAATAATCATGTACGTTGAGGTCTTGAAGGTGCATGATGGACCTCCAGGTTCTTAAACGTTAGATCTTGTACAGGCTTGATCTGATGGTGCTGGATTGAAAGTGCATGGTAGAGACATGTAAGCTTGTTGCGTCGAATCTGTGCATGAGAATAGTCAACGAAAATAGAGAAAAGATAATGTCCTTGGTGGGGATCGATCCGAGGTTACTGGGATAAGTACCACACGCCTTTGCCATTTGGACCAGTTGCTTTTGTTGTCAAACGGATGATCATTAACGAAAATAAACAAATTCGCacagaataacaaataaaaaaacagcGCGCGTTCGTTCTTCTTCTTCATGGAATTTTTTCAGAAACACAGACTCTATGGCAACACTTTCAAAACATGGCCATATCGCCCCAGATCATAAACTGAACAAATATGAACCATAAATCACATTGAAGGGCATGAATCAATTCGATTTGATCCTCTGAGTAAGATAACGACCTCGATTTCGTCCAATTCAACCTGTATCAAATAATCCCAATTCAGAGCTCTAAAACCCTAAACATGGCATACTCCTTATTCCGCGATCAAACTCCAATTAACCTGCCCAGAAGGTTTCTATGCGTTCACA encodes:
- the LOC131604426 gene encoding probable calcium-binding protein CML15, with amino-acid sequence MSKVKVDQLNQLREIFKRFDMDSDGSLTMLELAALIRSLGLKPSGDQVQVMLSKMDSNRNGSVEFDELVRVIMPNMNEEVLVNQEQLIGVFKCFDRDGNGYISAAELAGAMAKMGQPLTYKELRDMIKEADMDGDGVISFSEFATIMASSASDLLGEFCYRNKTHSF